A stretch of the Drosophila sulfurigaster albostrigata strain 15112-1811.04 chromosome 2L, ASM2355843v2, whole genome shotgun sequence genome encodes the following:
- the LOC133850865 gene encoding uncharacterized protein LOC133850865 — protein MHKMLPKIVKCSLIMVFAMIIVITMRITLPTILSLKEHLYFRSMKVIVIKVYISLTAAILLEMLVIYLSISLIYMTSEWIIAVYIPLLVYSSYRTFKTFVCRLAYRISDKEAKQFLTDHWHNFVEHGNEFWIEIQRKLKCCGLDGPRTYLDYLRRVHKSCYDNQTEEGELIKIGCNDVVYDQFQAVRLLAIALCWFVVIVQFIMLAIYSTFLLKKSRKLRFLRTRRRKSRNNFILRSFNRN, from the exons ATGATAATTGTGATAACCATGCGAATAACGCTGCCCACAATCTTAAGCTTGAAGGAACATTTATACTTTAGATCAATGAAAGTGATTGTGATAAAAGTTTATATATCGCTGACTGCAGCAATATTGCTTGAGATGTTGGTGATATATCTGAGCATAAGTTTGATTTACATGACAAGTGAATGGATTATTGCAGTG TATATACCTCTGTTAGTTTATTCTTCTTATCGCActtttaaaacttttgtttgtCGCCTTGCCTATCGCATAAGCGACAAGGAAGCTAAACAATTTCTAACCGATCATTGGCATAATTTTGTGGAGCATGGCAATGAGTTCTGGATTGAGATACAGCGAAAG CTGAAATGTTGTGGCTTGGATGGACCAAGAACTTATTTGGATTATTTGCGCAGAGTGCACAAATCTTGCTACGACAATCAAACTGAAGAAGGagaactaattaaaattggtTGCAATGATGTTGTCTACGATCAATTCCAAGCCGTTAGATTATTAGCAATTGCACTTTGTTGGTTTGTGGTTATAGTGCAGTTTATTATGCTTGCAATTTATTCAACTTTTCTCTTAAAGAAAAGTCGCAAGCTTAGATTTTTGAGAACACGAAGGCGCAAATCGCGTAACAACTTTATTCTACGCTCCTTTAATCGAAACTAA